One Hordeum vulgare subsp. vulgare chromosome 4H, MorexV3_pseudomolecules_assembly, whole genome shotgun sequence DNA window includes the following coding sequences:
- the LOC123450115 gene encoding germin-like protein 8-5: protein MTTSSSILLLAALLALVSWQAIASDPDPLQDFCVADMHSPVRVNGFVCKNPMEVNADDFFKAANLDKPRVTNKVGSNVTLINVMQIAGLNTLGISIARIDYAPLGQNPPHTHPRATEILTVLEGTLYVGFVTSNQPAPNRNKFLSKVLNKGDVFVFPVGLIHFQFNPNPHQPAVAIAALSSQNPGAITIANAVFGSDPPISDDVLSKAFQVEKNTIDYLQAQFWENNHN, encoded by the exons ATGACAACCTCCTCTTCCATCCTTCTCCTTGCTGCCCTTCTTGCCTTGGTCTCATGGCAGGCCATTGCGTCCGATCCTGACCCACTCCAGGACTTTTGTGTCGCCGACATGCATTCACCAG TGCGTGTCAATGGGTTCGTTTGCAAGAACCCGATGGAAGTTAATGCAGATGACTTCTTCAAGGCAGCCAACCTCGACAAGCCTAGGGTGACCAACAAGGTTGGATCCAACGTCACTTTGATCAACGTCATGCAGATTGCTGGACTCAACACCCTCGGAATCTCAATTGCGCGCATCGACTATGCTCCCTTGGGCCAAAACCCACCACATACGCACCCTCGCGCCACTGAGATCCTCACGGTGCTCGAGGGGACACTGTACGTTGGCTTTGTCACATCCAACCAGCCCGCCCCCAACAGAAACAAGTTCCTTTCCAAGGTGCTCAACAAAGGTGATGTGTTTGTCTTTCCCGTGGGGCTCATCCACTTCCAATTCAACCCGAACCCCCACCAGCCTGCCGTTGCAATTGCCGCGCTCAGTAGCCAGAACCCAGGGGCTATCACAATTGCCAATGCAGTGTTTGGGTCAGACCCACCAATATCGGATGATGTTCTTTCCAAGGCATTTCAGGTTGAAAAGAATACAATAGACTATCTCCAGGCTCAGTTCTGGGAGAACAACCACAATTGA